In one window of Carassius auratus strain Wakin chromosome 28, ASM336829v1, whole genome shotgun sequence DNA:
- the LOC113047313 gene encoding gastrula zinc finger protein XlCGF8.2DB-like produces the protein MVFIKDESEELRIAEVLKHEDPEEQTDLMAIKEENQELKEIEEKDQYERHDFLAVEKSIRNETNSVQKIIPPSYLTCHDMKIHTGEKPFTCQHCEKSFVTKGNLKQHTKTHTGEKPFTCQHCGKSFVTKGNLKEHTKIHTGEKPFTCQHCGKSFVTKGNLKKHMKIHTGEKPFTCQHCGKSFITKGNLNEHTTVHLGKPFICNVCGRSYKDEESIKSHMIVHTGEKSFAHDLSGHGYKYIETLNSHTKREHSRESGFMCHQCGESFSCKVSLYTHVRLHTTEKAFTCKLCGDSFSQKGNFNFHMKIHTREKQ, from the exons ATGGTGTTTATTAAAGACGAGAGTGAAGAGCTGAGGATTGCAGAAGTGTTGAAACATGAAGAccctgaggaacaaacag ACCTGATGGCAATAAAAGAAGAGAATCAAGAACTGAAAGAAATAGAAGAGAAGGATCAATATGAGAGACATGATTTCTTGGCTGTAGAAAAATCCATACGGAATGAAACAAATTCAGTTCAGAAGATCATACCTCCCAGTTACTTAACTTGCCATGACATGAAAATTCACACCGGCGAGAAACCGTTCACATGCCAACACTGCGAAAAGAGTTTTGTTACAAAAGGAAACCTTAAACAACACACGAAGactcacaccggagagaagccgtTCACATGCCAACACTGCGGAAAGAGTTTCGTTACAAAAGGAAACCTTAAAGAACACACGAagattcacaccggagagaagccgtTCACATGCCAACACTGCGGAAAGAGTTTTGTTACGAAAggaaatttaaaaaaacacatgaaaattcacactggagagaagccgttcaCATGCCAACACTGCGGAAAGAGTTTTATTACAAAAGGAAACCTTAATGAACACACAACAGTTCATTTAGGGAAGCCATTCATATGTAATGTGTGTGGAAGAAGTTACAAAGATGAAGAAAGCATCAAGTCTCACATGatagttcacactggagagaagtcATTCGCACATGATCTGTCAGGACATGGTTACAAATACATTGAAACCCTTAATTCTCACACGAAAAGAGAACATTCAAGAGAGAGTGGTTTTATGTGCCATCAGTGTGGAGAGAGTTTTAGCTGTAAAGTGAGCCTCTACACTCATGTGAGACTTCATACTACAGAGAAGGCTTTCACCTGCAAACTGTGCGGGGATAGCTTCTCACAAAAAGGAAATTTTAATTTTCACATGAAAATTCACACCAGAGAGAAGCAATAA